The Desmonostoc muscorum LEGE 12446 genome includes a region encoding these proteins:
- a CDS encoding microviridin/marinostatin family tricyclic proteinase inhibitor has translation MSKNLDIQAKPFFARFLVEQQPPQPPTDTPPSPPPIWTFKWPSDWEEI, from the coding sequence ATGTCTAAAAATTTGGATATCCAAGCAAAACCATTCTTTGCCCGCTTCTTGGTGGAACAACAACCTCCACAACCGCCTACTGATACCCCTCCCTCCCCTCCCCCAATCTGGACTTTTAAGTGGCCTTCAGATTGGGAAGAAATCTAA
- a CDS encoding MvdD family ATP-grasp ribosomal peptide maturase produces the protein MTVLIVTFSKDNESIPLVIKEIEARGEKVFRFDTDRYPTEVKLDIYQGDTGRVIITDGEQKLDLSEVSSVWYRRMRYGQKIPDSMDKQYRDASIKECRATVRGMIASLRGFHFDKMSNVDRANNKQLQLQVAGEIGLLTPRSLTSNNPEAVKQFAQECQQGIITKMLSSFAIYDDQGRENVVFTTPVTDDDLENMAGLRFCPMTFQENVPKALELRTTIVGHRVFTAAVDSQSLEGSTYDWRKEGKALVHNWKPYDLPEDIEKKLLQLMAYFGLNYGAIDIIVTPDNRHVFLEVNPVGEFFWMEIYPPHYPISQAIAEILLTGKN, from the coding sequence ATGACCGTATTAATAGTTACGTTTAGCAAAGACAACGAAAGCATTCCTCTAGTAATCAAAGAAATAGAGGCTAGAGGAGAAAAAGTATTTCGGTTTGACACAGATAGATATCCTACGGAAGTGAAGTTGGATATTTACCAAGGTGATACTGGACGGGTAATTATTACTGATGGCGAACAGAAGCTTGATTTGAGTGAGGTATCCTCAGTTTGGTATCGGCGGATGCGCTACGGGCAGAAAATCCCTGACTCAATGGACAAGCAATACAGAGATGCGTCTATTAAAGAATGTCGCGCCACTGTCAGGGGTATGATTGCCAGCCTCCGGGGATTTCACTTCGATAAAATGTCAAATGTGGATCGGGCTAATAATAAGCAACTACAATTGCAAGTTGCAGGAGAAATTGGCCTTTTAACTCCGCGTAGCTTGACTTCAAACAATCCAGAAGCAGTTAAGCAATTTGCTCAAGAGTGTCAGCAAGGGATAATCACCAAGATGCTTTCTTCCTTTGCAATCTATGATGATCAGGGACGAGAAAACGTTGTGTTTACCACTCCAGTTACAGATGATGATCTGGAGAATATGGCAGGATTGCGTTTTTGTCCGATGACGTTTCAGGAAAACGTCCCGAAGGCGCTGGAGTTGCGGACAACCATTGTCGGACACCGCGTATTTACTGCCGCAGTAGACTCCCAAAGTTTGGAGGGATCTACTTACGACTGGCGCAAAGAGGGGAAAGCCTTAGTTCACAATTGGAAACCTTACGACTTGCCAGAAGATATTGAGAAAAAGCTTCTTCAACTCATGGCTTATTTTGGCTTAAACTATGGAGCGATTGATATTATTGTTACCCCCGATAATCGGCACGTATTCCTCGAAGTTAACCCAGTCGGGGAATTTTTCTGGATGGAGATATATCCACCACACTATCCTATTTCGCAGGCGATCGCAGAAATTTTGCTCACTGGTAAAAATTAG
- a CDS encoding ABC transporter ATP-binding protein/permease, protein MQTPFVRDRGITNPLSVFTKFWEDVRVFAAPYWYPTEAEGRAFSDVIRSWGMLILLVLLIVGIVGLSSVGSYWNRYVLDIVIQERDIDKYNSTLLVSTLFILATVLSVTFLRYVRKKIIIDWYKWLNNYILEKYLSNRAYYKINFKSDIDNPDQRLSREIEPIVSNALRLSSTFLEKILGMLSSLIILWTISSQIAIFLVVYTIIGNLIAVYLNQELNKINQEELQFKADFAYCLTHVRNHAESIAFFQGEEEELNIIERRFNNVLKNAERRLNWERGQDAFGRAYQSAISVFSMFILTPLFIQNQIDYGEISQVTYACFMFSNSLGELIGEFGTLGWFSSYVQRLSDFSDALEAVTKQPENVSTIKVIEEKHLAFENFTLQTPNYEQVIVKDLSLSVQPGEGLLIVGPSGRGKSSLLRAIAGLWNAGTGRLVRPPLEEMLFLPQRPYIILGTLRQQLLYPKTNRQMTDAELQTVLQQVNLENLLSRVEGFDTEIPWENILSLGEQQRLAFARLLVTHPRFTILDEATSALDLKNEGSLYQQLQETKTTFISVGHRESLFDYHQWVLELAQDSSWQLMKVGDYRTQNGQK, encoded by the coding sequence ATGCAAACTCCATTTGTTCGCGATCGAGGCATAACTAATCCTCTTTCAGTTTTTACTAAATTTTGGGAAGATGTCAGAGTATTCGCAGCGCCTTACTGGTATCCAACAGAAGCAGAGGGAAGGGCATTTTCAGACGTGATTCGCTCATGGGGAATGCTCATTCTCCTAGTATTATTAATAGTTGGAATTGTAGGTCTAAGTTCTGTCGGTAGCTACTGGAATCGCTATGTACTCGATATCGTTATTCAAGAGAGGGATATTGATAAATATAATAGTACTTTATTAGTGTCCACTCTCTTTATTTTAGCGACAGTCTTATCAGTAACTTTTTTGAGATATGTCAGAAAAAAAATAATTATTGATTGGTACAAATGGCTAAATAATTATATTTTAGAAAAATACCTGAGTAATCGAGCTTATTATAAAATAAATTTTAAATCTGATATAGATAATCCAGATCAACGCCTATCCAGAGAAATAGAACCTATTGTCAGTAATGCTTTAAGGCTTTCAAGTACCTTCCTAGAAAAAATTTTGGGAATGCTAAGTTCTCTCATAATTCTCTGGACAATTTCTTCACAAATTGCAATTTTTTTGGTTGTTTATACAATTATAGGTAATCTTATAGCTGTTTACTTGAATCAAGAATTAAATAAAATTAATCAAGAAGAACTACAGTTTAAAGCAGACTTTGCTTATTGTCTGACTCATGTTCGCAATCACGCTGAATCCATTGCTTTTTTTCAGGGAGAAGAAGAAGAATTAAATATAATTGAGCGCCGATTTAATAATGTTCTGAAAAATGCTGAACGCAGGCTGAATTGGGAGAGAGGACAAGATGCTTTTGGCAGAGCTTATCAGTCTGCTATCAGTGTATTTTCGATGTTTATCCTCACACCTTTATTTATCCAGAATCAAATTGATTATGGAGAAATTAGCCAAGTTACTTACGCTTGCTTTATGTTTTCTAATTCTCTGGGAGAATTAATAGGTGAATTTGGGACTTTAGGGTGGTTTTCTAGTTATGTACAGCGTTTATCTGATTTTTCGGATGCTTTAGAAGCTGTTACTAAACAACCAGAAAATGTAAGTACTATTAAAGTAATAGAAGAAAAACATTTAGCTTTTGAGAATTTCACACTACAAACACCAAACTATGAGCAAGTGATCGTCAAAGATTTATCATTGTCTGTTCAACCAGGAGAAGGGTTATTGATTGTTGGCCCTAGCGGTCGGGGTAAAAGTTCTTTGTTGAGAGCGATCGCTGGTTTGTGGAATGCAGGAACTGGTCGTTTGGTGCGTCCTCCCCTAGAAGAAATGTTATTTTTACCCCAACGTCCTTATATAATTTTGGGTACTTTGCGCCAACAGTTACTCTACCCTAAAACTAATCGTCAAATGACCGACGCAGAACTCCAAACAGTTTTGCAACAAGTAAACCTAGAAAATTTGCTCAGTCGAGTTGAAGGCTTTGATACTGAAATTCCTTGGGAGAATATTTTGTCTTTGGGAGAACAACAACGCCTAGCTTTTGCACGCCTGTTAGTGACTCATCCAAGGTTCACCATATTAGATGAAGCAACAAGTGCCTTGGATTTAAAAAACGAAGGAAGTTTATATCAACAATTACAAGAAACGAAAACAACGTTTATCAGTGTTGGACATAGAGAAAGCCTATTTGATTATCATCAATGGGTATTAGAACTTGCACAAGATTCCAGTTGGCAACTTATGAAGGTAGGGGATTATCGTACTCAAAACGGTCAAAAATAA
- a CDS encoding DUF4114 domain-containing protein, giving the protein MIFNGTSSQDELYASKNDQVFGFEGDDILDASNGEGNNLLDGGSGSDRLFANNNDTLRGGIGADDLFAVSSSGFNILEAGEDNDRLFVVEGSNNKLDGASGNDRLTVSDGTGYNTLLGGLGNDVLNVSNTTGNNSLEGNEADDVLIGGLASDRLFGGSGDDLLFGGKKGSQLTGGTGKDRFFIASAAVPDVPVEVFDFTQGQDKLLINGIPEVQKFSDLKLEQIGLDTSIKVNINGELKEFGILRNVQANTLTSDDFEFQVGVFAISDASAIEGNVITFTITRTEYTQSEQSITVSTSLTAEDTASTADFGTKTETIIFEAGATQKSFTVQITPDFVFEGNETFTVSLSNPTNKAIINPTSGTAKGTINNDDPNPLVIITQTDGSTNVSEAGATDSYSVVLASQPTADVIVTINGGEQIQTSAKTLTFTTQNWNVAQNVTVTAVDDAIVEGDDSQTIEHTATSSDADYDGIAIDPVNVNISDNDNDDNPNPLVIITQTEDSTNVSEGGTDDSYSLVLASQPNADVIVTIDSGEQIQTSAKTLTFTTQNWNVAQNVTVTAVDDAIVEGDDSQTIEHTATSSDADYDGIAIDPVNINITDNDIPLSKNADNDIFTIKGNGKKTRLSVELTAHSSNQFYELGVFTVSDEQGNIGDIVPGGSGYTEAALQRAKVIFSSLANIPNGFNSDLTSLLEFNSGEQLRFYLVRNTTTDSILAGQTPISNVLFFDPKNLQIESLNDGSFSLAWKNQDLVVKIQPTDQELPLGASFQGKNQGELIDLRGVTQSVTAEFAVHREAAFNNFVGFYKVADENGGIDTNDDGVADILVGQSGYAEAAVRKRVVGIDLTVSNQGTASYTGTFGADSLFAPFIIVDGRPDAFLDGNPNNNPAIYFPFLGANTDKTDHIQLLGNNTFGFEDLVNGGDKDYNDVIVRVNLSVNAV; this is encoded by the coding sequence ATGATTTTTAACGGTACTTCGAGTCAAGATGAATTGTACGCCAGTAAAAATGACCAAGTTTTTGGCTTTGAGGGAGATGATATTCTAGATGCTTCCAATGGTGAAGGCAATAATTTGCTTGATGGTGGATCTGGAAGCGATCGCCTTTTTGCCAACAACAACGATACCTTAAGAGGCGGTATTGGAGCAGATGATTTATTTGCTGTAAGTAGTTCTGGTTTTAACATCCTGGAAGCAGGAGAAGACAACGATCGCCTTTTTGTAGTTGAAGGTAGCAATAACAAACTCGATGGTGCTTCCGGAAACGATCGCCTCACAGTTTCCGATGGCACTGGCTACAACACACTATTGGGTGGACTTGGCAATGATGTATTAAATGTATCCAATACAACAGGTAATAACAGCCTTGAGGGTAACGAAGCCGATGACGTTTTGATTGGGGGATTAGCTAGCGATCGCTTATTTGGTGGATCTGGTGATGATTTACTATTTGGTGGTAAAAAAGGCAGCCAACTAACAGGAGGTACTGGAAAAGACCGCTTTTTTATTGCTAGTGCAGCGGTTCCTGATGTACCTGTTGAAGTATTCGATTTTACTCAAGGTCAAGATAAACTTCTAATTAATGGAATTCCCGAAGTTCAGAAATTCTCAGATTTAAAATTAGAGCAAATAGGACTCGATACATCCATCAAAGTTAATATCAATGGTGAGTTGAAAGAGTTCGGCATTTTAAGAAATGTCCAAGCCAACACTCTGACATCAGATGACTTTGAATTTCAAGTTGGAGTTTTCGCAATTAGTGATGCTTCAGCGATCGAAGGAAATGTTATTACCTTCACCATCACCCGCACAGAATATACCCAGTCTGAACAAAGCATAACTGTATCTACATCTTTGACGGCAGAAGATACCGCCAGTACAGCCGACTTTGGAACAAAAACAGAGACTATCATTTTTGAAGCGGGAGCAACCCAAAAAAGCTTCACAGTTCAAATAACTCCAGATTTCGTGTTCGAGGGAAATGAGACTTTTACCGTTAGTTTGAGCAATCCCACAAACAAAGCAATTATTAATCCTACAAGTGGTACGGCTAAAGGAACTATCAACAATGACGATCCAAATCCTTTAGTTATCATTACCCAAACTGACGGCAGCACAAATGTTAGCGAAGCTGGCGCAACTGATAGCTATTCTGTGGTACTTGCAAGCCAGCCAACTGCTGATGTGATCGTTACTATCAATGGTGGCGAACAAATCCAAACCAGTGCCAAGACTCTCACATTTACCACACAGAACTGGAATGTAGCACAAAATGTGACGGTAACAGCGGTAGATGATGCGATCGTAGAAGGCGATGACAGTCAGACTATCGAGCATACAGCCACAAGCAGCGATGCTGATTATGATGGCATTGCCATTGACCCCGTAAACGTTAATATTTCTGACAACGATAATGATGACAATCCAAATCCTTTAGTTATCATTACCCAAACTGAGGACAGCACAAATGTTAGCGAAGGTGGTACAGATGATAGTTACTCTCTGGTACTCGCAAGCCAGCCAAATGCTGATGTAATCGTTACTATCGATAGTGGCGAACAAATCCAAACCAGTGCCAAGACTCTCACATTTACCACACAGAACTGGAATGTAGCACAAAATGTGACGGTAACAGCGGTAGATGATGCGATCGTAGAAGGCGATGACAGTCAGACTATCGAGCATACAGCCACAAGCAGCGATGCTGATTATGATGGCATTGCCATTGACCCCGTAAACATTAATATCACTGACAACGATATCCCACTATCAAAAAATGCTGACAATGATATCTTCACCATCAAAGGTAATGGTAAGAAAACAAGACTCTCAGTTGAATTAACAGCCCACAGTTCTAATCAGTTTTATGAACTGGGAGTATTCACCGTAAGCGATGAACAAGGAAATATTGGTGATATTGTCCCTGGTGGTAGTGGTTATACTGAAGCTGCCTTGCAACGAGCCAAGGTAATTTTTTCCTCCCTGGCTAATATTCCCAATGGTTTTAATAGTGACTTAACAAGTCTTTTGGAATTTAACTCTGGTGAACAACTGAGATTTTACTTGGTACGCAATACCACCACTGATAGTATCCTGGCAGGACAAACTCCCATAAGCAACGTACTATTTTTTGACCCAAAAAATCTTCAAATCGAAAGCTTGAACGACGGTAGTTTTTCCCTAGCTTGGAAAAACCAAGATTTAGTAGTAAAAATTCAACCCACTGATCAAGAATTACCTTTAGGTGCAAGTTTTCAAGGCAAAAATCAAGGTGAACTGATTGATTTACGGGGTGTGACACAATCGGTAACAGCTGAGTTTGCGGTTCATAGAGAAGCTGCATTCAACAACTTTGTCGGCTTCTATAAAGTTGCTGATGAGAATGGTGGTATTGACACTAATGATGATGGCGTAGCAGATATTCTTGTTGGACAGAGTGGTTATGCCGAAGCCGCCGTGCGAAAACGTGTTGTAGGTATTGACTTGACAGTAAGCAACCAAGGTACAGCTTCTTACACTGGCACTTTTGGGGCTGATTCGCTATTTGCACCATTTATTATTGTTGATGGTAGACCCGATGCATTTCTTGATGGCAATCCTAATAACAATCCAGCGATTTACTTCCCATTTTTAGGTGCTAACACTGACAAGACAGATCACATTCAGTTATTGGGAAATAACACCTTTGGCTTTGAAGATTTAGTAAATGGTGGTGATAAAGATTACAACGATGTGATTGTGCGGGTGAATTTGAGCGTCAACGCTGTTTAA
- a CDS encoding beta-propeller fold lactonase family protein — MTEKILNFVEVQKNNTNGVNGLGGSFFTAISPDGKFLYASGYDDSAVVVFERNQETGQLSFVEVQKDDINGVDGLGSAESLALSPDGKFLYVPGYSDSALAVFERDKLTGKLTFVEIQKDDTNGVDGLANATSVTVSPDGKFLYATGYGDSAVAVFECDELTGKLTFVEVQKDDTNGVDGLAGALFVTVSPDGKFLYAAGGDESAVSVFERDELTGKLTFVEVQKDDTNGVDGLAAVNSVTVSPDGKFLYAAGFGDSALAVFERDEQTGKLTFVEVQKDDTDGVDGLNAATSVTVSPDGKYLYATGYYDSAVAVFERNQETGELTFVEVQKDDTDGVDGLAATTSVTVSPDGKHLYASGSYDSAVTVFSAPFNHAPEVANEIQDQEATEDSVFNFTVPVDTFSDVDAEDILTYTATLANDDLLPTWLNFNPTTLTFSGTPTNNDVGSLDIKVIAEDIAGDEASDVFTLAVAEKNLELGSTNTQITTIFQIVNITQNIFTVKSKVKGGKGKLSIKIKSTGSKQVDELCVFNVDDDEGKIDGIAPGAEGYAKAALLRSKVIFCSLGNSPNGFNSADLTNVLEFESNTKLRFYMISNSTTQAVLSGKTSFSSVVFSSATNNNTEEEGFSLNFQNLVVTVQATNQQITLGTGLQGKKEGQLIDLRDITQSVKADFKVHREAAFNNCVGFYKIADESGGIDTNGDGVADVLVGQAGYAEAAVRARVTGMDLTVSNQGTASYSSTFGADSLFAPFIIVDGKPDAFLDSNGNNNPKVYFAFLGANTGNTDHIRLLGNNTFGFEDLPSGGDKDYNDVIVQISLTANPI; from the coding sequence ATGACAGAGAAAATTCTGAATTTTGTAGAAGTTCAAAAAAATAATACAAATGGTGTCAATGGGCTTGGTGGGAGTTTCTTTACCGCCATCAGCCCCGACGGCAAATTCCTCTATGCATCTGGGTATGATGACTCGGCGGTGGTGGTATTTGAGCGCAATCAAGAAACAGGCCAGCTGAGTTTTGTAGAAGTTCAAAAAGATGATATAAATGGCGTCGATGGGCTTGGTAGCGCTGAATCCCTCGCTCTCAGCCCCGACGGCAAATTCCTCTATGTTCCTGGATATAGTGACTCGGCGCTAGCGGTGTTTGAGCGCGATAAACTAACAGGCAAGTTGACTTTTGTAGAAATTCAAAAAGATGATACAAATGGCGTCGATGGACTTGCTAATGCCACTTCTGTAACTGTCAGCCCCGATGGCAAATTCCTCTATGCTACTGGATATGGTGACTCGGCGGTAGCGGTATTTGAGTGTGATGAACTAACAGGCAAGTTGACTTTTGTAGAAGTTCAAAAAGATGATACAAATGGTGTCGATGGACTTGCTGGTGCTCTCTTCGTAACTGTCAGCCCCGACGGCAAATTCCTCTATGCTGCTGGAGGTGACGAGTCCGCGGTATCAGTGTTTGAGCGCGATGAACTAACAGGCAAGTTGACTTTTGTAGAAGTTCAAAAAGATGATACAAATGGTGTCGATGGACTTGCTGCTGTCAACTCCGTAACTGTCAGCCCTGATGGGAAATTTCTCTATGCTGCTGGATTTGGGGACTCAGCGCTGGCGGTGTTTGAGCGGGATGAACAAACAGGCAAGTTGACTTTTGTAGAAGTTCAAAAAGATGATACAGATGGTGTAGATGGACTTAATGCTGCCACTTCTGTAACTGTCAGCCCCGATGGGAAATATCTCTATGCTACTGGATATTATGATTCCGCAGTAGCAGTATTTGAGCGCAATCAAGAAACAGGTGAGTTGACTTTTGTAGAAGTTCAAAAAGATGATACAGATGGTGTAGATGGACTTGCTGCTACCACTTCTGTAACTGTCAGCCCTGACGGGAAACATCTATATGCATCTGGATCTTATGACTCGGCGGTGACGGTGTTTAGTGCGCCTTTCAACCATGCGCCAGAGGTGGCAAATGAAATTCAAGATCAAGAAGCCACTGAAGATAGTGTCTTTAACTTCACCGTTCCAGTTGACACCTTCAGCGATGTAGATGCTGAAGACATCCTGACTTACACTGCAACTCTGGCAAATGATGATTTACTACCGACTTGGTTGAATTTCAATCCTACTACCCTTACCTTCAGTGGCACTCCGACAAATAACGATGTGGGTAGTCTAGACATCAAAGTTATCGCTGAAGATATTGCTGGAGATGAAGCCAGTGATGTATTTACACTTGCGGTTGCTGAAAAGAATTTGGAACTTGGGTCTACAAATACCCAGATAACAACTATTTTCCAGATTGTCAATATTACTCAGAATATCTTTACCGTCAAAAGCAAAGTTAAGGGTGGCAAAGGAAAACTTTCCATTAAGATTAAAAGCACTGGTTCTAAACAGGTGGATGAACTGTGTGTATTTAATGTTGATGATGATGAAGGTAAGATTGACGGCATAGCCCCTGGTGCAGAAGGCTATGCAAAAGCGGCTCTTTTGCGTTCAAAGGTGATTTTCTGCTCCCTTGGCAATTCACCTAATGGTTTTAATAGTGCCGACTTGACAAACGTATTAGAATTTGAGTCTAATACCAAACTGCGATTCTATATGATATCCAACAGTACTACTCAGGCTGTACTGTCTGGAAAAACCTCTTTCTCAAGTGTCGTTTTTTCCTCAGCTACAAATAACAACACAGAAGAGGAAGGATTTTCTCTCAACTTCCAGAACTTAGTTGTGACGGTTCAAGCAACAAATCAACAGATCACTTTGGGTACGGGTTTGCAAGGGAAAAAGGAAGGACAACTGATTGATTTACGGGATATCACACAATCAGTAAAGGCTGACTTTAAGGTTCACAGAGAAGCTGCATTCAACAACTGCGTCGGGTTCTATAAAATTGCTGATGAAAGTGGTGGAATTGACACAAATGGTGATGGTGTAGCAGATGTTCTTGTTGGACAGGCTGGTTACGCCGAAGCCGCCGTGCGTGCGCGTGTTACAGGCATGGATTTGACAGTGAGCAACCAAGGTACAGCCTCTTACAGCAGCACTTTTGGAGCTGATTCGCTGTTTGCACCATTTATTATTGTTGATGGTAAACCCGATGCGTTTCTTGATAGTAATGGCAATAATAATCCCAAGGTTTATTTTGCATTCTTAGGTGCGAATACAGGCAATACAGATCATATTCGTCTTTTGGGTAATAACACTTTTGGCTTTGAAGATTTGCCTTCAGGGGGCGACAAAGATTACAACGATGTGATTGTACAGATCAGTTTGACTGCCAATCCTATTTAA
- a CDS encoding IS5 family transposase, whose translation MAYSSNLTDAEWEIFEPLLQEILPTKKQTRPTNWPKRDIFNGILYQLKNGCNWQDLPKDLPPYSTVYWHYKQWRAAGVFEELMSVLHGQVREQVKKKPHWTTLIIIDSQAVKNTCNASVESKGFCFYKATNGIKRHLAIDTLGFPFFTLCTRANVSDDAGLIEMFTLNIDYFKSKPIDIPKITILLDHGYHPEYLTQELERIYPEIMTKIQFQLSTKPSKQEKAAQGKSGFVPAIARWVIERSNAWMERCKILVKNFERTLVSATAKLNICFIRLMIKRLAAPS comes from the coding sequence ATGGCGTATTCCAGCAACCTCACTGATGCAGAATGGGAAATTTTTGAACCCTTATTGCAAGAGATATTACCGACTAAGAAGCAGACTCGACCGACCAACTGGCCAAAGCGAGATATCTTCAATGGAATTCTCTATCAACTAAAAAATGGATGCAATTGGCAAGACTTACCTAAAGACCTCCCCCCTTATTCCACTGTATATTGGCACTACAAACAGTGGCGAGCAGCCGGGGTATTTGAGGAACTGATGAGTGTCTTACATGGACAAGTGCGTGAACAGGTAAAAAAAAAACCGCACTGGACGACATTGATCATCATTGACTCCCAAGCAGTGAAAAATACCTGCAACGCCAGTGTGGAGTCGAAAGGTTTTTGCTTCTACAAAGCCACCAACGGTATTAAAAGGCATTTGGCTATTGACACCCTTGGGTTTCCCTTTTTTACGCTCTGTACTCGCGCCAATGTCTCGGATGATGCCGGATTAATTGAGATGTTTACTCTCAACATCGACTACTTCAAGTCAAAACCTATCGATATTCCCAAGATTACTATCCTGCTAGATCATGGGTATCACCCAGAATATTTGACTCAGGAGTTAGAGCGAATTTACCCAGAGATCATGACCAAAATTCAGTTTCAACTTTCTACGAAACCCTCAAAACAAGAGAAAGCGGCACAAGGAAAATCTGGATTTGTTCCGGCAATAGCTAGATGGGTGATCGAACGCTCCAATGCTTGGATGGAGCGCTGTAAAATTCTGGTTAAGAACTTTGAACGAACCCTGGTTAGTGCCACTGCCAAACTCAATATCTGCTTCATCAGGCTAATGATTAAGAGGCTTGCAGCACCTTCTTAG